TCAGGTCAAGATCGAGGTCAAGGGAGCCGGCATCTGCGGCTCGGACCTCCACATATACCACGACGAGATAGACATTCCCATAAGGACCCCTGTGGTTGTGGGCCATGAGTTCTGCGGGGTGATCGTAGAGGTCGGATCAGGCGTCTCCGACTGGCACGTGGGCGACAGGGTGACAGGTGAGACGGCTTTCTCGGTGTGCGAGCGGTGTGAGTACTGCCGCACCGGAAACTACAACCTCTGCACCGAACGGAAGGGGATAGGCTTCTGGTTCAACGGGGCCTTTACCAAGTACGTCGTTATCCCGGACAAGAGGCTCCACAGACTCCCGGACAACGTGGATTTTGTCTCCGGTGCACTCTGTGAGCCCCTCTCTGTGGTGATCCACGGGGCCATCGAACTCTCCCGCATCGACCCGGGAGACACGGTTCTGGTTTCGGGAATGGGTGCTATCGGGCTACTGGCCGCCCAGGTTGCAAGGTCAGAAGGGGCGAGGGTGATCATTTCCGGAACCTCGCAGGATGCGAAGCGCTTCGATCTGGCCAGGTCTCTCGGGTTCGAGGAGTGCGTGAACGTGGAACAGGAGGATCTGACGGGAATTCTGGAGACGGCTACCCGCGGCAGAGGAGTGGACGTGGTGCTTGAGTGTTCCGGGGCTCCTGAGGCTGCCAGAGTCGGGCTGGAGGTGATCAAGAAGCAGGGTGTTTACGCACAGATCGGCCTTTTCGGAATGCCCTTCGAGATCAATTTCGAGAAGATAGCATACAAGGAGCTCCGGGTGAGCGGATGTTTCAGCCAGCGGTGGACGGCCTGGGAGAGGTCTCTCAAACTGCTGGAAAGGGGCGTCGTGAAGACCAGACCTCTGGTGACCGATATCCTGCCAATCGAGAGGTGGGAGGAGGGGTACCGCAAGTTTGAGACCAAGGAGAGCACAAAGGTCGTGCTGATACCTCAGTAGTCCGACCGTGGAGGCCGGACCGATGGGGAAATAGGACTGTACGGACCTTCCCTGCACCGGCGGCCGACCCTTACGCTGCCCCCTTTGTAGGCGGGGTTCCTGTGGCGGAGAGAGCGATTTTCATGGTATAGATATTCAGATCCAAACCGAGAAGAGGAGGATCCCATATGAAGACCATAGCCATCGGATGCGACCCCAACGCTGCTGAACTCAAGGAGGTGATAAAGAAACACCTCAACGATCTCGGCTACGAGTGGGAGGACTACGGAAGCGAGGATCCCATTTACGCAAACGTCGCGATCAGGGTCGCTGAAGCAGTGGCATCGGGAAAACACGATCGTGCCATTCTCATCTGCGGCACCGGGATCGGCATGTGCATCGCGGCGAACAAGGTGCCGGGAGCCTATGCCGCCCTCTGCGCCAATGCATACTCGACAGAGCGGTCCAGAAAGAGCAACAACGCCAACATCATGACCCTCGGCTCCCAGGTGACCGGGGTTGAGCTTGCCAAGAGCCTGGTCACGATCTGGATGAATTCGGAATATACCCCGGGAGGAAGGTCAGAGCCGAAGATCCAGAGGATATACGAATACGCCAGGGAGCACCAGAAGTAGCAGAGGCGGCAAACAGCGGGGAAGGGCGATAATCCTGGGCCTTCGGACCGGGGGGACCCGCAAGGAGGGAGAGAATGAAGGGGAAGAAGATCTACCTCATCTCAAACGGGGATTTTCGTGATTCCGTGGGCGAGGTCTGCTGGCCGAAACAGGAGGAGACGCTGGAGGCGGTCAGCCAGGCCTTCGCCAGACTCGGCCGGGAGACCGAGGTTCTCCCCGGGTATGATGCCGGACGCAAACACGGATTCCTGACAAGACAGTACGAGGGGGCTCGTGTGTTCTCGAATATCGACCCGACCGCTCCCGTGGCGGTGGTGCTCAGCTCCTGGGCCTATGCCCACCACGTGGCGGGCAGCCTCCAGACCCACAAGGGCCCGATCCTCCTCGTGGCCAACTTCGACGGTACCTGGCCGGGTCTCGTCTCACTCCTGAACCACGCCGCCACCCTGGAGAGGCTCTGGGTGAAACATTCGCGCCTGTGGAGCGAGACCTTTACGGACGACCCGGTCTTCATGGAGCGGCTCTCTGCGTGGTGCGACAGCGGGGTGATTCAGTACGATTCGTCACACCTCGTGGAGGCTCAAAGGCTCAGATTGTCCCCGGAGGCTCAGAGCCTCGGCGAAAGACTCGCTCGGGATATCATCCGCAACAAGCGGATCATGGGACAGCTCGACCCGGGGTGCATGGGGATGCTTAATGCCGTCATGAATCCCGCCAAACTGGGAGCCATGGGTACGCCCATCGAGTTGCTGAACCAGTCGGACCTGGTTGCGGAGATGTCTCTCGTATCGGATGAGGAAGCCCAGAACCATTTGAATTGGCTCGTCGGGAAGGGGGTTTGGTTCGACTGGGGTACGGACTACCGGGATCATCTCGTCCACAGTCAGGTATTGACCCAGATGAAGATGTACTCCGCGGCAGCACGGATCTACCAGCGCTACGGGCTCAGTGCCATAGGCATCCCCTACCAGTATGGTCTCGTCCGTTCGGTGCCCGCCTCGGATCTCGTTGAGGGGATGCTGAACAACTCAGACCGTCCCGACGTGGTCGATCCTGAGACGGGTGGAGTGGTCTGCCAGGGCAAGCCCATAGTCCATTTCAACGAAGGAGACATTGGGTCGGGTGTCCCGCAGGTACTCATGCACGACATCTACCAGCTGAAGGGCATGCCGCCTGAGACCACTCTCCACGACATCCGTTGGGGCCGGCAGTACGAGGGCAGGTTTGTCTGGGTCCTCGAGATTTCCGGTGGTGCACCGCCCGCTCATTTCGGCGGCTGGAACAGAGTGAAGGTCTATCGCCAACCGAAGATGTACTTTCCCCTCGGCGGCGGGACCTGCTCAGGCGTCTCGAAACCAGGGAAGATCACCTGGGCGCGCTTCTACGAGCGCTTCGGCGAAATCGGCATGGACTGCGGAACAGGGGAAGTCCTGGAACTGCCGGAACAAGAAGTCAGGGATCGCCTGGAAAAGACCACGGCCGAGTGGCCCATTGCAAACGTGCACATTCCCGGCTACGGGCGGGACCAGTGCATGGCCTCCCATATGTCGAACCATATAACCATCGGGTATGGAGAAATCCTCGAAGAGCTGGTCGCAACCTGCCTCCATCTCGGCATACCTACCAGGGTGGCCGGAGACGTCAAAGCCACACTCCAGTGAGGTTCACGCACTGCCCCCTTTGCGTTGTTTCCTCTTTGCCCGGCCCTATGAGGTGAGACCCCGGAGGCGGGCGGGCCTCTCTGTCCCTTCTCAGCCCTTCAGGGCTCCGAAGGTCAGCCCCCGCACTATGAAACGCTGGACAGAGAGAGCCAGGACGACCGGAGGGAGGACTGCCACCAGACCGCGCACCGATGTGATCCAGAACTGAACCCCCTGGACATTTCCCGTACCGGCGATCTGGAGGGGAATCGTCACAGCCCGCTGGTAGGCCAGACTCAAGGCAAAGAGGTATTCGTTCCAGGTAAAGGCAAAGACGAGGATCCCCGCCGCTACAAGACCGGAACCGGCCAGTGGGAGAGCCACCTTGTAGAAGATGGCAAAGCTGCTGCATCCCTCGACACGGGCCGCCTCATCCAACTCGGGCGGGATCTCCCTGAAGATGTCGCGCATGATGAGCACAACGAAAGGGAGGTTGATAGTCGTATTGACCAGGATGAGGGCGAGTTGGGAGTCCACCAGCCTGGCAGCCTTGAACATGAGCAGGAAGGGGATGACGAGAACCACGGGAGGCAGCATTCTCTGGGAGAGGAAAAAGATCAGTATATTCTTGTTGCTCCACCTCCGGAAACGATACCTGGCCAGACTGAACCCGGCCATGCTCCCCAGGAACAGGGTGAGCAGAGAGGTCGTCACGGCAATTGAGAGGCTGTTCTTGAGCCCCTTTGAAAGCTCCGGCCAGCGCCTGCCGATCTCCTGTTTCCAGTTCTCCAGGGTGGGTTGATAGTCAACAAAGGGAATGAGCTTCGTCCCCAGCGTGTCCTTGGGATGCTTGAAGGAGGTCACAATCACCCAGTAAAAGGGAAAAACGGCCCAGATGCTCAAGAGGATCAGAACCGCATAGACAAGGATGGATGTCGGCCTGCTCGATCTACCACTGTACATATTCGCCCCCTTTGCTCTCCTCTCCGGCGAAACAGGAGGTTCTGTCCGCCCTCTCGGTCGAAGGTCGATCTCTCCTCATTCGTAGACCTCGGTGAACCGGCTGATCCTGAAGAGGAGCGAAAAGAGAATCAGGATCGCAAGGAGAAAGAGAAAAGCCAGAGCCGCCCCTCGGCCCAGGGTGAAGTGCTTGAGAGCCGTCTTGTATGTAAAAATCGAATAACTCTCAGTTGCCAAGCCCGGCCCTCCGTATGTGAGGGCATAGGGCACGTCGAAGAGTTTCAAGGCTTCTATGAGGCGCAACATCAGCGCGGTCAGAAAGGCCGGGCGGAGAAATGGGAAGGTCACACGGCGAAAAACCTCCAAATCGGAGTTCGTGTCGAGATAGGCCGCCTCGGCCAGATCCTCGGGTACCAGCTGGAGACCCGCCAGAATGACCAGAAAACAGAACGGGGTCCATTCCCATATGTCGAGCAGGATGATCGTGAAGGGGGCCACCTTGGGGTCGGCTGTCCAGGCCACAGGCCCCATACCAAAGAGGGAGAGAAAACTGTTGAGGGGGCCGGTCTCGAAGACCAGGGTAAAGGCTAGAAACCCCAGGGCCACGGGGGGTGTGAAAAGCGGCAGCAGGAATACCAGCCTGAAAAACCGCTTTCCCTTGATCTCGCGGTTGACCAGGATGGCCATGATCAGGCCCAGCCCGAGCTCCACGCTTACTGCCACGGCGACAAAAATCGCGGTGAACCGGACCGAGGCCCAGAACTTGTAATCTCGAAAAACCCTAGAGTAGTTCGAGAGACCGGCAAAGGAGGTGGTCACCCCGGCCCCCTTGTGGAGAAAGCTGATATACAGGGCGTAGAAGAGTGGATAGATGACCATTCCCACGATCCAGACAATGGCCGGAGCCAGGAGCAGGACCTTTATGTGTCTCTCCCTTGTCTGACTCGGTATCTGACGAAGGATGAAGAGGATAACCAGCAGGCCGATAAAGACCACGATCCACCGTGAAACCGGAAACCCGAGTATGAGATATTCCATCCTTGCCCCTCAAGGGGGATGAGGGAGGAGAACCCGTCCTTCCCCCTCATCCACCCGGACACTGCTACTTCGTGTAGCCTACGTCTTCCCTGAAGTACCTGAGCTGCTCGGATCTTCCCAGTTGATCCGTGATGTCCTCCCAGTCCTGAGCACAGCGATCGAGGGCCTTTTTGGGGCTGAGCTGCCCGGTGATGGCTGCCTGTAACTGTTCATCCAGGGCATCCACGTACTGGAAGGTACCGGGGATTCTCAGGTTGGGCAGCCAGACCTTGCCCATGAAGTAGTTCTCGTAGAAGGCTTTCTCGTACTCAATCGCATCGTTGCGGTTCCAGCCGGACTCGACCCAACTGTCGACCGTCGCCTGGCCTCCGTGGTCCTTGAAGAACTCGGTGTAGGTTCCCATGTTGATCCCCGTGAACCCATGGGTAACGTTCCAGAAATGGACATCACTCCGGGCATGGAAGGCGGCCAGGTGATAGACGGCCTCCGGATGCTTGGTCTGCTTGAAAATAAAGATGCTCCAGGAGGGCCCGATCGTGTTGACAACGAAATTCGGTTTGTCCATCTTCACCCACTTCTTGGTGGCGGCGTTCCAGACCTCCTTGGTCCCCGGAAGGATGCTGCAGCCTATCTTCCCCTTTACCTTGGACCGTTCCTCTTCCTGGACCAGGGCGCCGTGGTCGCCATAGCCGTAGTTGAAGATGGCATTGCCTGCCAGAAAATCCCCCCACATCTCGCCCAGTCCCCAGCCTGCCTGGGCAGGGGAACCGGCCTTGTACAGGCGAACGGCCATCTCCATGGCCCGCACATAGCCGGGCTCGTTGATCAGCGGCCTCATATCCTCGGGGTCGAACCAGTAGGCGTTGCTCGCGTCGGTCACACGACCCTCCTCGGCTCCTGGAACTATCATATAGGCCGAGGCGAGGGAGAAGAAGTGCCACATGGCCTGCTCCCCCTTCTTCCAGGACTGGGAGATCCCGTGGTCCGGCTTGCCGTCGCCGTTCCAATCCTTGCCGTTGAAAAACTCCGCAACATCGGCCAGTTCCTCCCAGGTTCGGGGAGGCACATGGTAGGCGTATCCCTTCTCTTTCTTGAAGGCCTCCTGCCATTTCGGATCGGTAAGAATGTCTTTTCGATAGATCAGGGTATGGCAGTCGTAGTCGTTGGAGGCAAGATAGCGAACCCCTTTCCAGAAGTGGATCGAGCGCTGGGGCTCTACCACATCATCGGGATTCCATTTGGGGAATCGGGGGTCGTTCATCCATTTCTCGATGGGAACCAGAAAATCGCCCTTGACCAGATCCCCCATCAACCAGACCGGGCCGTCAAAGCCGTCGAATCCCCCTGCTCCCGTGTAGAGGTCGGTCATGATCTTTTCACGGATCTGAGCGATGGGAACCTCGATAATATTGAGCTTGGCACCGGTCATCTCCTCCCACTGGGGCCGCCACTGGTAGAGTGCTCCAGAGATGGCTCCCCTTTGGCCCGCGGCCAGAACCCCGATGTTGATGGTGACGCCCTCAAAGGGTCTGTTGCCCGCCGCAACCGGTGTCGAGAGCACCAACGCCAGACAGAGGGCAAACAAGGCCAAGAATCCGAATCCAAATCTCTTCATAAGTCACCTCCCTGTTTTGGCTAGAAATACGATCGAGACACGATGCTCAGCCTTTCACCTCCTTTCTCGGCAATGCAGAGTACAAGGGCCGGAACCCTCGAGATACATCCTCACGGACAAGGTCAACCAGGCGACAGGATCGCCTTCTCCGTTGCAGGGTCGAAGAAGTGCATCTCTCCCATGTCGAACCAGACGTCGACGCGGTCATGGGGCCTGGGC
The genomic region above belongs to Deltaproteobacteria bacterium and contains:
- a CDS encoding zinc-binding dehydrogenase; this encodes MKALVKYARGEGNMEIREVPEPSPDANQVKIEVKGAGICGSDLHIYHDEIDIPIRTPVVVGHEFCGVIVEVGSGVSDWHVGDRVTGETAFSVCERCEYCRTGNYNLCTERKGIGFWFNGAFTKYVVIPDKRLHRLPDNVDFVSGALCEPLSVVIHGAIELSRIDPGDTVLVSGMGAIGLLAAQVARSEGARVIISGTSQDAKRFDLARSLGFEECVNVEQEDLTGILETATRGRGVDVVLECSGAPEAARVGLEVIKKQGVYAQIGLFGMPFEINFEKIAYKELRVSGCFSQRWTAWERSLKLLERGVVKTRPLVTDILPIERWEEGYRKFETKESTKVVLIPQ
- a CDS encoding RpiB/LacA/LacB family sugar-phosphate isomerase encodes the protein MKTIAIGCDPNAAELKEVIKKHLNDLGYEWEDYGSEDPIYANVAIRVAEAVASGKHDRAILICGTGIGMCIAANKVPGAYAALCANAYSTERSRKSNNANIMTLGSQVTGVELAKSLVTIWMNSEYTPGGRSEPKIQRIYEYAREHQK
- a CDS encoding carbohydrate ABC transporter permease, with amino-acid sequence MYSGRSSRPTSILVYAVLILLSIWAVFPFYWVIVTSFKHPKDTLGTKLIPFVDYQPTLENWKQEIGRRWPELSKGLKNSLSIAVTTSLLTLFLGSMAGFSLARYRFRRWSNKNILIFFLSQRMLPPVVLVIPFLLMFKAARLVDSQLALILVNTTINLPFVVLIMRDIFREIPPELDEAARVEGCSSFAIFYKVALPLAGSGLVAAGILVFAFTWNEYLFALSLAYQRAVTIPLQIAGTGNVQGVQFWITSVRGLVAVLPPVVLALSVQRFIVRGLTFGALKG
- a CDS encoding sugar ABC transporter permease gives rise to the protein MEYLILGFPVSRWIVVFIGLLVILFILRQIPSQTRERHIKVLLLAPAIVWIVGMVIYPLFYALYISFLHKGAGVTTSFAGLSNYSRVFRDYKFWASVRFTAIFVAVAVSVELGLGLIMAILVNREIKGKRFFRLVFLLPLFTPPVALGFLAFTLVFETGPLNSFLSLFGMGPVAWTADPKVAPFTIILLDIWEWTPFCFLVILAGLQLVPEDLAEAAYLDTNSDLEVFRRVTFPFLRPAFLTALMLRLIEALKLFDVPYALTYGGPGLATESYSIFTYKTALKHFTLGRGAALAFLFLLAILILFSLLFRISRFTEVYE
- a CDS encoding extracellular solute-binding protein: MKRFGFGFLALFALCLALVLSTPVAAGNRPFEGVTINIGVLAAGQRGAISGALYQWRPQWEEMTGAKLNIIEVPIAQIREKIMTDLYTGAGGFDGFDGPVWLMGDLVKGDFLVPIEKWMNDPRFPKWNPDDVVEPQRSIHFWKGVRYLASNDYDCHTLIYRKDILTDPKWQEAFKKEKGYAYHVPPRTWEELADVAEFFNGKDWNGDGKPDHGISQSWKKGEQAMWHFFSLASAYMIVPGAEEGRVTDASNAYWFDPEDMRPLINEPGYVRAMEMAVRLYKAGSPAQAGWGLGEMWGDFLAGNAIFNYGYGDHGALVQEEERSKVKGKIGCSILPGTKEVWNAATKKWVKMDKPNFVVNTIGPSWSIFIFKQTKHPEAVYHLAAFHARSDVHFWNVTHGFTGINMGTYTEFFKDHGGQATVDSWVESGWNRNDAIEYEKAFYENYFMGKVWLPNLRIPGTFQYVDALDEQLQAAITGQLSPKKALDRCAQDWEDITDQLGRSEQLRYFREDVGYTK